The following is a genomic window from Pedobacter sp. KBS0701.
ATGGAATTGCGTAAAGTGTATAACATCCGCTGGCCTATTCCGCCCATTAACCTGGTTTGGATGTAACCGGTAACCATGGCCATCATGTACATCACCAATAAGATGCCACCAAAAATAAGCACACCATGAAATTGTTTGGTGCGTATATAGGTATCAACCGTATGGCCGACCAATAATGGTCCCAAAAGCAATAAACCTGAATTTACTAAAATGGCAATCAGCGCCAGCCACAGGTTTTTACGTTCAGCTGAAATGAGTTTAAGCAGGCTTTTCAGCGCTTTATAAGTCGATTGCTTTTCCTGCTTGCCACTAAGCTGGTTAAGATTGTAGTTCATAATTACTGGTGCTCTGTTGTGAATTGTAAATCTGAACATATTCAGGACTGCTTTTCAGCAATTCCTGATGGGTTCCTTCTGCAATGATTTCGCCCTGCATCAGCAAGATCACTTTGTCGTAATGTTCAACAGAAGCTATTTTTTGGGTAATAGAAAGTAAAGTTAAGCCCGGATAATTCTGCTGGATGTTCTCCAAAATTCTCTTCTCCGTATCGGTGTCCACACGTGCGGTAAAATCATCCAGTAATAAAATCTTCGGATTTACAGCTAGGGCTCTTGCTAACATAATCCGCTGTTTTTGTCCTCCCGAAAGGCTATTCCCCCGTTCCGAAACAATCGTATTTAATTGATCGGGCAAAGCATCTACAAAATCCTTAAGTTCGGCAGTAGCAATGGCTTTCACTAGAGATTCATCTGTAACGGTATCGCTAAAGGCAATATTTTCCCTGATGCTCATGTTAAACATGATGCTATCCTGAAACACAAAACCAACCTGTTTATGAAAATCCTCCTGGTCATATTGCTTAATATCCTGACCATCAAACAATACCGCTCCCGAATCGGCTTCGATCAAACCTGTTAAAATATAAAGCAACTGTGTTTTACCGGCAGCCGTAGGACCGATAATTGCTGTTTTCGAACCTGCCCTGGCAGAAAATGAAATGGATTTTAAAACTGGTTTTTGCCCAAAGTTTAAATTTATATCTTTCACTTCCACATCGCCCTTTAACTGTGAAGTTAATGTACCAGGATGATTGATCTCTGCCGCATTGAGCACACTTTCAATCCTTTGGTAAGAAGCTGTAGCCTGTGCAATAACATTGCTCATAAAACCGATTACCAAAATGGGAAATATAATGAGTGTAAGGTAACTGCTAAAAGCGGTAAACTCTCCCAGGCTCATCGAATTGGTAATTACAAAATGACCACCAAGCACTAAAATGCACAAACCAGATAAATTGGCTGTAAAAACTATAACCGGGATCAAGGCTGCAAACATGCGCAGAATGGATATTCCTAAATCTCTCGCTTTGGCATTCGCATCTATAAATTTATGGTATTCTAAAGCTTGCGAATGAATTACCCGGATTAATGCCGAGCCTAAAATGCTTTCGCTGATTACCTTGTTTAACCAATCGATCACTTCCCTGCTTTTTTTGAAAAGCACTTTTACCTTACTTAACACATAAAAGAACGCGCCGCCAATAATGGGCACAATCGCAATTACACAAAGTGCCAGTTTCCAGTTAATCATTAGTAGCAGGATGCTTGCCCCAACAATTAAAAATATAGACGAGCAGATAGAAACAATAGCCTGCGAAACAAACATTTTAATCGAATCGGCATCTGCAGTAAGGTTAGTTAGCAGTTTTGAAGGGTTAGCCTGAATAACATAGGCATGGTTTTGTCTCGAAATCTGATCAGATAACCTTGTTCTTAAATCTCTTGCCACACGTTCAGAAGCATAGGTTTGCACAATGCTCTGCAAATAAGTAAAAATAAATACCAGAACAATGGCCAGCGAAAACTGAAGCAGTATGGATTGAAGATTAAAAGTTTTGTTGGTGTAAGAATCGATACCACTGGCAATAATCTTCGGTAAGAGTAAATTGATACCGTTACTGAGCAACGCAAACAGAATCAGCATAAAAATTAAGCCCCTGTAGTTTCCAAGTAAATTGAAAATACTCGGCTTTTTGGCTTCTTTGGTTTTTTCCATATCAATGAGAAGATACCTTAAATTGTAGGTTCCAAATTTAGCCGAAAGAAATGATTAAATGACTGAAATTATTGAATTAGAGAATGTAATTTATTCGAGGGATATTCTCAGTCGATAATTCAATCATTCTCTAATTCAATAATTATCCTACTTGCTCTCCTTCAAAACCATATCAATAGTAATGGCAGTCGCCACAATTGCCACTTTTTGACTGCTTTCTGCATAACTGGGATCAATAGAAACATTGTATTTATCTGCAGTGGTAAAAACCTCTTTCAAAGCGCCAGCCCATTTTTTACTTATTTTGCCCATTTCGGCACCTGCATTATTGGTGATAGTAAAATTCCAGGCCTTCCAATCGCCTGATATTTTTGCAATCTCCTCTCCTGAAGTTGGACTGGAAATAGTAAAAGTTGGTTTAAAGAGTTTAAATTTTTGTTTAATAATACCCACCTCAACACCAAGGGGATCGGTAACAATAATTTTCGACATCCAAAATGTCCAGCCTCTTGTAATGGTCGCCTGCAACTGATCGTTGGTGTCGGTAATTTCTAATTTAAAAGGCATCATGCGCTTATCAACTAATAAGGTTAAAACCTTGTGCCAGCCAGAAATGCGTTGTTTAATAATCCCGATCTGTACGCCCTGATCGTTGTAAACTTTGTATTCGTTCGCAAACTTTAAAAAGTTTACTTTCTCATCAATAAAATATTCGTCGCTTAAAAAAAATGGAGGAATCTGCTTGTTCATATTGTAGATTTAATGTTAGATAAGTGGCTAAAATATATATTTTTTTTCATTCCCATTTGAAGTAGCTGCATTCTGCAGCTTGTTGCCATCCTGAGGAATAATTTATTATATAAAAATCAATATGATTAACAGAAATTAATCTATTCATAAAAATCCCTCTCTAGTTGCTGTCATTTCGAGCGGAGTGCTACCTGTATCGATTTTACATCGGTAACGCAGTCAAGAACCATGTAGTGCCCAGTGAAGCTAAATCTGTTTCGATAGATCTCTCCATTTCGCTGCGCTTCATCCGATAACTATCGGATCGAAATGACGGCGATTTTTTAAATCTGTCATTGATAGCCTATTTAACGGGCCACGGATGCACAGATTAACACGGAGGCATTTGTGCAATATGCCAAACCAATGAACAAATGATCAATGAACCAATAAACATTGCTACCTTTGCAATAAAAGCCATTGAAGAAAATGGTTAAACCCCAATAAAATGATTGAAATAGGAAAATACAACGAGTTAAGAATTTTAAGCAAAACAGAAGCTGGATTAAACTTAACTGACGGCGATAAACTGGTCATTCTGCCTTACCAATACGTTCCGAATGGTGTAGAAATTGGCGATAACATTAATGTATTTGTGTTTGTACAGAAAGATGGCCGCTTAACCGGAACCACCCAGAAAGCTTATGCTGAAGTGGGCGATTTTGCTTTTTTGAAAGTGGTTTCTGATGGTGATGATGGCGTTTTTATGGACCTCGGTATTGATAAAGATGTATATGTGCCAGATCGTGAGCAAAAAAGGCCAATGCAAAAAGGCTATAAATATGTGGTTTACCTGTATTTAGACGAAAGTAATGATCGCCTGTTGGCTTCTTCTAAACTATATGATTTTGTTGAAGAAGATGGCTTTGATTTTGAAGAAGGTGATGAAGTAAGCTTGCTAATCACAGAAGAAACAGACCTTGGTTATAATGCCATTATCAACAATACTTATATCGGTTTGCTTTACAATAACGAGGTTTTCGATAATGTTCAACCTGGCGAAATGCGCAAGGGCTGGATCAAGAAAATCCGCGTGGAAGGCAAGATCGATTTAACCTTACAACCAAGCGGTTACGGCCATATCCTCGATTCGAAAGAAATGGTCTTAAGGGAGCTAAAAAAGAGTGATGGTGTGATCAAACTGGGCGATAAAAGTTCTCCTGAAGATATTTATCACCGTTTCCAGATTAGTAAAAGTGCTTTTAAGAAAACAATCGGATCATTGTATAAAGAACGTTTAATCGTACTTTCTGATGATTCGATCAGATTGCTGACAGATGAAGACGCTGAATAGTAATAAAATAACATAAAAATCGTCATTTCGATCCGATAGCCATAGGATGGAGTGAAACGGAATGAAGAAATCTGCTCATAGATCTCTCCTCTACGGTCGAGATGACGAAACTTGTTACTAGCCAGGAAAACACAGATTAACACTGGATAGATCTCTGATCAGTTACTTTACTCGCTTTGTCATCCTGAGCGGAGTCGAAGGACCTACGCGCTACAGTTGAGATAAAAAGAGTTGCTTTGTGCCTTCATGCCTTTTTGGTAAAATCTAATTCAAATTAAACTTCTCACTCTGAATTTTCACTGCATTAGAAGCCGAAACAATGGCCACAATCATAATTCCGATCACAATGGCCAAAATCACCTGTAAAGTGGAGTAAACCTTGGTTCCTGAAACAAAAATTTCCGATCCTTTAATCAACTCGTTCCCAACTTTAGATTGTATTTTAATGAGCGCAGAAAGTTTAGCTAAAGTCTGTTTTGCTGCATTCCTACCCATTGACTCATAAATTATCTTACCCTCTGTGCCAGCCATGTTCAAAATTTTAGCCTCCAATCCTTGCTGAACAGTTATTGCCTTTTTAAGGTCGTTTAGAAAGCTTTTCTCCTGCTTTACCAATAAAGTAAGTTCGTATTTGTTAATTACCGAATCTATTTTACGGTTATGCTTATTCATTTTAATCATACCAGTTGAGGGATGAACAGCACCATTGCCCAACAATATCTCTTGAAGGATCTCATTTTTATAATGCAGATTTTCGGCAATAAAATATAAGTCTGTTGCCGGTACAAGCCTGTCATTGTACATTGAAATAAAAGATTCATTAATCTTTTCTACACTTTTATCTTCCAAAAAACGAATTAATAAGGTGCAGCACATGATACAGAAAAGCAGGAAAGCGATTTTTAACTTATTTTTAAGACTAAAGGCAAATTTCATCATATAATTCGGTTAGTATGTTCGATCATAGTGATTATCTCATTTTGATTATGCACCACAAAGGCACGAAAAAACAAAGAAATAACTTTATGGCTAACTTATTTAACTTGTACAGCACGAGAACAAAAAATTGTGCCTTAGTGTCTTCGTGGTTATTTTCATCTAAAAGTAATCCTCCTGCGCCGTCTTCGCAAAAAGCTGTGGCGCAAAATTGACTAAATATAACTCTTTTTTCGCACGGGTTACTGCAGTATATAACCAGCGTAGAAAATCAAGATCAATCATTTCTTCTGTAAGATAACCCTGGTCAGCAAAAACAGCATCCCACTGTCCACCCTGTGCTTTATGACAGGTTACCGCATAAGCAAACTTAATTTGCAGGGCGTTATAAAAAGGATCGGCTTTTATGGCCAACATCCGTTGCCGTTTATTGGCAATATGCTCATAATCTTCATTAAGCCCGTCAAAAAGCTTCTTATTTTGTTCGTAAGGCAGATTTGCACTTTCTAAATTGAGCGTATCCAGCATGACTTTACAGCTAATCTGTCCTGCCGCCGGAAAATCCATAAACTCTAAAGTTGCATCGGCAAAGCGGAAGCCATAACGTTCTTCCTCTCCCCTTACGCGGATCACTTTCGCCATATCGCCATTGGCAATAAAAGCAGTATCCTCGTTCTCAGGCAGCCAGAAATAATTATTACGCACCACCATAATCTGATCGCCCCCTGTTAACTCCTCTTCACGGTATAACAATCTCGCCCTGATTTGCTGGTTATACACATTGGCCGATTTATTGGAACGGCAAACCACCAGGGTATTTTCCATGCCGAATTTGCGGTAAGCATACTCCAGGCCTTCTACCAGGCGTGCACCGGCCATGTTATAAATATCAGTGTAGTTTTTAGTCAGGAATTT
Proteins encoded in this region:
- a CDS encoding ABC transporter ATP-binding protein, translating into MEKTKEAKKPSIFNLLGNYRGLIFMLILFALLSNGINLLLPKIIASGIDSYTNKTFNLQSILLQFSLAIVLVFIFTYLQSIVQTYASERVARDLRTRLSDQISRQNHAYVIQANPSKLLTNLTADADSIKMFVSQAIVSICSSIFLIVGASILLLMINWKLALCVIAIVPIIGGAFFYVLSKVKVLFKKSREVIDWLNKVISESILGSALIRVIHSQALEYHKFIDANAKARDLGISILRMFAALIPVIVFTANLSGLCILVLGGHFVITNSMSLGEFTAFSSYLTLIIFPILVIGFMSNVIAQATASYQRIESVLNAAEINHPGTLTSQLKGDVEVKDINLNFGQKPVLKSISFSARAGSKTAIIGPTAAGKTQLLYILTGLIEADSGAVLFDGQDIKQYDQEDFHKQVGFVFQDSIMFNMSIRENIAFSDTVTDESLVKAIATAELKDFVDALPDQLNTIVSERGNSLSGGQKQRIMLARALAVNPKILLLDDFTARVDTDTEKRILENIQQNYPGLTLLSITQKIASVEHYDKVILLMQGEIIAEGTHQELLKSSPEYVQIYNSQQSTSNYELQS
- a CDS encoding LURP-one-related/scramblase family protein, whose protein sequence is MNKQIPPFFLSDEYFIDEKVNFLKFANEYKVYNDQGVQIGIIKQRISGWHKVLTLLVDKRMMPFKLEITDTNDQLQATITRGWTFWMSKIIVTDPLGVEVGIIKQKFKLFKPTFTISSPTSGEEIAKISGDWKAWNFTITNNAGAEMGKISKKWAGALKEVFTTADKYNVSIDPSYAESSQKVAIVATAITIDMVLKESK
- a CDS encoding S1 RNA-binding domain-containing protein yields the protein MIEIGKYNELRILSKTEAGLNLTDGDKLVILPYQYVPNGVEIGDNINVFVFVQKDGRLTGTTQKAYAEVGDFAFLKVVSDGDDGVFMDLGIDKDVYVPDREQKRPMQKGYKYVVYLYLDESNDRLLASSKLYDFVEEDGFDFEEGDEVSLLITEETDLGYNAIINNTYIGLLYNNEVFDNVQPGEMRKGWIKKIRVEGKIDLTLQPSGYGHILDSKEMVLRELKKSDGVIKLGDKSSPEDIYHRFQISKSAFKKTIGSLYKERLIVLSDDSIRLLTDEDAE
- a CDS encoding MCP four helix bundle domain-containing protein; the encoded protein is MMKFAFSLKNKLKIAFLLFCIMCCTLLIRFLEDKSVEKINESFISMYNDRLVPATDLYFIAENLHYKNEILQEILLGNGAVHPSTGMIKMNKHNRKIDSVINKYELTLLVKQEKSFLNDLKKAITVQQGLEAKILNMAGTEGKIIYESMGRNAAKQTLAKLSALIKIQSKVGNELIKGSEIFVSGTKVYSTLQVILAIVIGIMIVAIVSASNAVKIQSEKFNLN
- a CDS encoding ATP-dependent RecD-like DNA helicase — its product is MIQDKSQLIASAYEHTPTKEQLLFCERMSVFLQQEDEYRCFVLKGYAGTGKTTSVAALVKVLAKFNLRSELLAQTGRAAKVMSQYSYRKALTIHKRIYRKRSAASPEMQFQLAPNLSENTLFIIDEASMIADEFNETGSSILRDLLEFVYNTKNCFLLFVGDTAQLPPVGSLDSPALNEQYLKDKFALTVSSVELKEVVRQGKKSGILANATMLRNQIAKNPENPLPKFLTKNYTDIYNMAGARLVEGLEYAYRKFGMENTLVVCRSNKSANVYNQQIRARLLYREEELTGGDQIMVVRNNYFWLPENEDTAFIANGDMAKVIRVRGEEERYGFRFADATLEFMDFPAAGQISCKVMLDTLNLESANLPYEQNKKLFDGLNEDYEHIANKRQRMLAIKADPFYNALQIKFAYAVTCHKAQGGQWDAVFADQGYLTEEMIDLDFLRWLYTAVTRAKKELYLVNFAPQLFAKTAQEDYF